A stretch of Macadamia integrifolia cultivar HAES 741 chromosome 7, SCU_Mint_v3, whole genome shotgun sequence DNA encodes these proteins:
- the LOC122084421 gene encoding cysteine protease XCP1-like, translating into MAFSLSSKLFLLYISTSFLISVTFANDFSIVGYSPKDLASMDRLIELFESWMSKHGKVYKSIEEKLERFDIFKDNLEHIDERNKKVTSYWLGLNEFADLTHEEFKKTHLGLKTDFDLPRRRESSMDFMYRDVEDIPKSVDWRKKGAVTHVKNQGECGSCWAFSTVAAVEGINQIVTGNLTTLSEQELIDCDKPNNNGCNGGLMDYAFSFIASNGGIYKDEDYPYLMEEGTCDEKKEDMEMVNISGYEDVPENDEKSLLKALAHQPISVAIEASGRDFQFYSAGVFNGYCGTDLDHGVTAVGYGSEKGQDYIIVKNSWGPKWGEKGYIRMKRNTGKPKGLCGINKMASYPIKKK; encoded by the exons ATGGCTTTCTCCTTATCCTCTAAGCTCTTCCTTCTCTACATCTCAACATCTTTCCTCATCTCTGTTACCTTTGCTAATGATTTTTCAATTGTGGGTTACTCGCCCAAAGATTTAGCTTCCATGGATAGGCTCATTGAGCTCTTCGAATCGTGGATGTCGAAACATGGTAAGGTCTACAAAAGCATTGAGGAGAAGTTGGAAAGATTTGATATCTTCAAGGATAACTTGGAGCACATTGATGAGAGGAACAAGAAGGTTACAAGCTATTGGCTTGGATTGAATGAGTTTGCTGACTTGACCCATGAAGAATTCAAGAAGACTCACCTGGGTTTGAAGACTGATTTCGATCTACCCAGAAGGAGAGAATCCTCCATGGACTTCATGTACAGAGATGTCGAGGATATCCCCAAGTCTGTGGATTGGAGAAAGAAAGGTGCTGTTACTCATGTCAAGAACCAGGGTGAATGTG GAAGTTGCTGGGCATTTTCGACGGTGGCCGCCGTTGAGGGAATCAATCAGATAGTGACCGGAAACCTAACAACCTTGTCGGAGCAAGAGCTGATAGATTGTGACAAACCCAACAACAATGGCTGCAATGGAGGACTTATGGATTACGCATTCTCCTTCATCGCCTCCAATGGTGGAATTTATAAAGACGAAGACTATCCTTATCTCATGGAGGAAGGCACATGTGACGAGAAGAAG GAAGATATGGAGATGGTGAACATAAGCGGTTACGAAGATGTGCCTGAGAATGATGAAAAGagcctcttgaaggcattggctCACCAGCCGATTAGCGTTGCCATTGAGGCCTCCGGTAGAGATTTCCAATTTTATAGTGCG GGAGTTTTCAATGGCTACTGTGGTACTGATTTGGACCATGGAGTCACAGCCGTTGGATACGGATCAGAAAAGGGGCAGGATTACATCATCGTGAAGAACTCATGGGGACCAAAATGGGGAGAGAAAGGTTATATAAGAATGAAGAGAAACACAGGAAAACCTAAAGGGTTATGTGGAATCAACAAAATGGCTTCTTATCCTATCAAGAAGAAGTAA
- the LOC122084420 gene encoding damage-control phosphatase At2g17340-like codes for MESSSELVPFPLLMTPIESNYRACTIPYRFPSDNPRKPTPTELSWIDLFLNSVPSFRKRAESDTTVPDAHIRAEKFAQRYSEVLEDFKKDPESHGGPPDCILLCRLREQLLRELGFRDIFKKVKDEENAKAISLFGDVIRLNDTIEDDEKRAENLVRGIFAGNIFDLGSAQLAEVFAKDGMSFLASCQNLVPRPWVIDDLDKFKLRWSKKSWKKAVIFVDNSGADVILGILPFARELLRRGTQVVLAANDLPSINDVTYPELIEIIAKLKDENGQLMGVDTSNLLIANSGNDLPVIDLTRVSQELAYLASDADLVVLEGMGRGIETNLYAQFKCNSLKIGMVKHPEVAQFLGGRLYDCVFKYNEVSI; via the exons ATGGAGAGTTCTTCGGAATTGGTTCCCTTTCCTCTGTTGATGACTCCGATCGAATCGAATTATAGAGCTTGCACGATTCCTTATAGATTCCCTTCTGATAATCCTCGAAAGCCGACGCCCACAGAGCTGTCCTGGATCGATCTTTTCTTAAATTCGGTTCCATCTTTCAG GAAACGAGCAGAAAGTGACACTACGGTCCCTGATGCTCATATTAGAGCAGAAAAATTTGCTCAAAG GTACTCAGAGGTACTTGAGGACTTCAAGAAAGATCCCGAAAGTCACGGTGGACCTCCTGATTGCATT CTTCTTTGTAGGCTTCGTGAGCAATTGCTCAGAGAATTAGGATTCAGAGATATATTCAAGAAAGTTAAG GATGAAGAAAATGCTAAAGCCATCTCGCTTTTTGGGGATGTTATTCGACTTAATGATACCATTGAAGATGATGAAAAACGTGCAGAGAACTTGGTTAGGGGAATTTTTGCAGGAAACATATTTGATCTAGGATCTGCACAG CTTGCAGAGGTTTTCGCTAAGGATGGAATGTCCTTTCTGGCCAGTTGTCAAAATCTTGTGCCTCGACCTTGGGTTATTGATGACTTGGACAAGTTTAAGCTCAGATGGAGTAAAAAGTCTTGGAAAAAG GCTGTAATTTTTGTTGATAATTCTGGTGCAGATGTCATCTTGGGAATCCTGCCTTTTGCCAGAGAGTTACTTCGACGTGGTACACAG GTTGTTTTAGCCGCTAATGACTTGCCTTCAATCAATGATGTAACCTACCCTGAACTCATCGAAATTATTGCAAAG TTGAAGGATGAGAACGGGCAGCTCATGGGTGTTGACACTTCGAATCTTTTGATTGCCAATTCTGGTAATGATTTGCCG GTTATTGATCTTACAAGGGTGTCACAAGAGCTTGCTTACTTGGCAAGCGATGCAGACCTGGTTGTCCTCGAAGGGATG GGCCGTGGGATAGAAACAAACCTTTATGCCCAATTTAAATGCAACTCTCTCAAGATTGGAATG GTGAAGCATCCAGAGGTTGCTCAGTTCTTAGGAGGAAGGCTCTACGATTGTGTCTTCAAGTACAATGAAGTTTCGATTTGA